In Mycolicibacterium nivoides, the DNA window GAATCGAGTCACAGGGGGTAGCTCTCATCCTTCACGTGACTATAGTAAGGCTAACCTAAGTCAAACTGGAGTCTTCGGAGGTGACATGACGGTCTTGATCGAAGATCCGCTGATCGCGGGTATGGCTATCGAGCGGACGCTGCCGCTGCACGAGTCGAGTCGGCGTTTACGTGAGCTGTATCCGGAGTGTCCGCGGGTCTACGGCGTGGCCGTGGTGGGCGACCTGTCGCGTCGGCGGTGGTGGCCGCTGGCCGAGGCGTTGTCCGCGGATCGACTGCAGGGCATGTTCGACGCGGCGATGGCCGAGACGGGCAATCGGGCCGCGGTCGCCCAGCAGTTGGCCGCCACATTCACGCACGTGGTGATCGGCCGGGTGGTACCGCTGCTGGTGCTTGAAGGGCGGGCCTGGGACACCGGCCTGGAGAACCTGTGGGTCCACGTCGACTCCGAGGGTGCGATCGACTGGGTCGGCGTGGTCGATCCGACGCTGCGCGGCCTGCCCGAGGATCCCTATTACTGTGGCCGGGCCGCCAGGTTCGCCAGTGCGTGCCACGACGGGATCGTCGCGCTGCCCAGTGAGGCTGCGCTGACCACCTGGGTGGCTCATCGCAGTCATCGCGCGCTTGAGCCGCTGTTCGCCCGGTTGGTGGAGATCAGCGACGGCGCCATGTCGGTGGCGGCCATGTGGCACATGGTGGGGGCGGCGGTGGTCGGCGCGGCCACCCAGGTCCCGCTGTTGGCCGGCTCCAGTGAGGTGGTCAGCATGCGGCGCGGCCAGGCGGTGCTGGACGCCCTGGTGGGCTTCGGCCTGCCGGTCCGCGGTTCGGGTCGCGCAGGGAAGGTCTTGCTAAATTAGGATAGCCTTGCCTAGTATGTAGATACGAGACCAACGGACCGCGCCGGAGTCCTGAGGGCTGCAGAGACCCCCGGTCCGCTCGAGGGCGGGTCCCGCGTTTTATACGCGGGACCCGCCCGCATCTTTATGGCGACACGGCGTGTAGACACGAGAACTGTGACCACTGATTCCATCGATCGTCTGGGCCAAGGGTTCGATTCCGAACTGGGCCTGACCTATCTCGAGCTCACTCCCGACGGCGGCCGCGCACAGCTGACAATCCACGACAAGCTGCTGCAGCCCTGGGGCATAGTGCACGGCGGCGTGTACTGCTCGATCGTCGAGAGCCTGGCCAGTGTGTCGGGCCACGTGTGGCTGTCGGAGAACGGCGGCGGCACCGTGGTCGGGGTCAACAACAACACCGATTTCCTGCGCGCCATCCGATCCGGCACCATCACAGCGGTTTCCACGCCGATCCACCGAGGGCGGCGGCAGCAGCTGTGGCTGATCACCATCACCGACGAGAACGACAAGCTCGTGGCCCGCGGTCAGGTGCGACTGCAGAACATCGCCGAGTAGCGCTTCCGGCGCGACGGCGAGCGCTGCCGATCCCCGCTCGTCATGGCAGGATCGCGCACTATGCGTTTGACCCCGCATGAGCAGGATCGTCTGCTCATCTCCTATGCCGCAGACCTGGCGCGGCGCAGACAAGCCCGCGGCTTGCTGCTCAACCATCCCGAGGCCGTCGCGGTGATCACCGATCACCTGCTGGAAGGCGCCCGCGACGGTCGGACGGTCGCGGAGTTGATGGTGAGCGGACGCGATGTGCTGACCCGCGAGCAGGTCATGGAGGGAGTGCCCGAGATGCTGCACGACGTCCAGGTCGAGGCTACTTTCCCGGACGGCACCAAGCTGGTCACCGTCCACAACCCGATCTCGTGAGGCGCGCTGTGATCCCGGGTGAGATCGTGTTCGGCGAGGGTGACATCGCGCTCAATTCCGGTGCGCCACGGCTGATTCTCGACGTCGTCAACACCGGCGACCGGCCGGTGCAGGTCGGCAGTCATGTACACCTGCCACAGGCCAACGCCGCGTTGGACTTCGACCGCGCGGCCGCTCGAGGCCATCGCCTCGACATCCCGGCCGGTACCGCGGTTCGCTTCGAACCCGGTGTGGCCCAGCGCGTTTCACTGGTTCCGCTCGGCGGCGCCCGTGAGGTCCACGGAATCAGTCTCGACCCGCCCGGCCGATTGGGAACCGCATGACCGAGTTGACCCGGGCCCGCTACGCGGCGCTGTTCGGCCCCACCACCGGTGACCGGATCCGGCTGGCCGACACCGACCTGTTCATCGAGATCACCGAGGACCGCAGTGGCGGTCCGGGCCTGGCCGGTGACGAGGCGGTGTTCGGCGGTGGCAAGGTACTGCGCGAGTCGATGGGCCAATCGAGGGCGACCCGCGCCGACGGTGCGCCCGATACCGTCATCACGGGCGCGGTGATCATCGATCACTGGGGAATCATCAAGGCCGACATCGGGATCCGCGACGGCCGCATCGCCGCCATCGGCAAGGCCGGTAATCCCGACATCATGACCGGCGTGCACCCGGACCTGGTCGTCGGTCCGTCCACCGAGATCATCGCGGGCAACGGTCGCATCCTGACCGCCGGCGCGATCGACTGCCACGTGCACCTGATCTGTCCGCAGATCATGGAAGAGGCCCTGGGCGGCGGAATCACGACGATCGTGGCCGGCGGTACCGGTCCGGCCGAGGGCAGTAAGGCCACCACGGTAACCCCGGGCGCCTGGCACCTGGCCAGGATGCTGGAGTCGCTCGATTCCTGGCCGCTCAACGTCGCCCTGCTGGGCAAGGGCAATACCGTCAGCGCCGAGGCGATGTGGGAGCAGTTGCGCGGTGGCGCAGCGGGATTCAAGCTTCACGAGGACTGGGGCACCACGCCCGCGGCCATCGATGCCTGCCTGACGGTCGCCGAAGCCGCAGGGGTACAGGCCAACATCCACACCGACACCCTCAACGAGGCCGGTTTCGTCGAAGACACGCTGGCCGCGATCAAGGGCCGCGGCATCCACGCGTATCACACCGAGGGCGCCGGTGGCGGGCACGCACCTGACATCATCACCGTCGCCTCGCACCCGAATGTGCTGCCCAGCTCCACCAATCCGACCCGGCCGCACACCGTCAACACCCTCGACGAGCACCTCGACATGCTCATGGTGTGCCATCACCTGAATCCGAGCGTGCCCGAGGATCTGGCATTCGCCGAGAGCCGGATCCGGCCGTCGACGATCGCCGCCGAGGATCTGCTGCACGACATCGGGGCCATCTCGATGATCGGCAGCGACGCCCAGGCGATGGGCCGAATCGGCGAGGTGGTCCTACGGACCTGGCAGACCGCGCACGTGATGAAGCGCAGGCGTGGCGCCCTGGAAGGGGATGGTCAGGCCGACAACAACCGCGTCCGCCGGTACGTCGCGAAGTACACCATCTGCCCGGCCATCGCGCACGGGCTCGACGAGGAGATCGGGTCGGTCGAGGTCGGCAAGCTCGCCGACCTGGTGCTGTGGGAACCCGCATTCTTCGGCGTCCGGCCGCACGCGGTGATCAAGGGCGGCATGATCACATGGGCGGCCATGGGCGATGCCAATGCCTCGATCCCCACCCCGCAGCCGGTGCTGCCGCGGCCGATGTTCGGTGCCGCCCCGGCCTCCGCGGCCGCCACCTCTGTGCACTTCGTCGCACCGCAGGCGATCGAGGACGGTCTGGCGGACCGTCTCGACATTCGTCGAAAGTTGGCTGCGGTCAAGAATGTCCGGCAAGTCGGCAAGGCCCAGATGCCGCTCAACGATGCGTTGCCCCGCATCGAGGTCGAACCCGACACGTTCACCGTGCGGATCGACGGGCAGGTGTGGCAGGAACAGCCCGCCGTCGAACTGCCCATGGCTCAACGATATTTCCTGTTCTAGATGAGCAGCCTGGCAACACTTCTGACCCTGACCGATTCGCGGTTGCCGACCGGCGGGCATGTTCACTCCGGCGGTGTCGAGGAGGCGGTCACCAGCGGTCTGCTCACCGACGTCGGCACGTTGCGCGCCTATCTGGTCCGGCGCATCCGCACCAACGGGGTGGTTGCCGCCTCGATAGCGGTGGCGGTCCACACCGGGACCCTGGATCCCGAGACTGCCGACGCTGAAACCGACGCCCGCACACCGGCTCCGGCGGCACGCGAGGCCTCGCGTGCCCAGGGGCGCGGATTGATCCGGCTGGCCCGGCGGGTCTGGCCGCGGCAATCGTGGGAAGCGCTCGGACCCCGGCCGCATCTGCCGGTCGCGGCCGGCGCCGTCGGAGCGGCCGCCGAGCTGGATCCGGGCCAGACCGCGCTGTCGGTGGTGTACACCACCATGACCGGTTCGGCCACCGCCGCGCAGCGGTTGCTCGCGCTGGACCCGGCCGATGTCGCGGCGCTGACCTTCGAGCTGTCGGGGTTGTGTGACGCGGTGGCGGCCGAGGCGGTCATCGGGCCGGCCGACCTGTCCGACCCCTTGCTCGACGTCCTGGCGCAGCGGCACACCGAACGCGACCGGCCGCTGTTCGTCTCGTAAATCTGTAGTTCGATCTCGAAAGGCCCACCATGCCACCGCATTTCCTCGACGGCGAGCCCCACACCCATGTCGACCGGCCCAAACGGGTGCGCCAGGCGGGCGAGCCGCTGCGCATCGGTGTCGGCGGCCCCGTCGGATCCGGGAAGACCGCCCTGGTGGCCGCACTCTGCCGGCAGCTGCGCGATGAATTGTCGCTGGCGGTGTTGACCAACGACATCTACACCACCGAGGATGCCGACTTCCTGCGCAGGCATGCGGTGCTGCCCGACGAGCGGATCGCCGCGGTCCAGACCGGGGGATGCCCGCACACCGCGATCCGCGACGACATCACCGCCAACCTCGATGCCATCGACGATTTGATCGAGGAGAACCCCGCACTGGACCTGATCCTCGTCGAATCCGGTGGCGACAACCTCACCGCGACGTTCTCGTCGGGCCTGGTGGACGTTCAGATCTTCGTCGTCGACGTGGCCGGGGGAGACAAGGTGCCCCGCAAGGGTGGGCCGGGCGTGACGTACTCGGATCTGCTGGTGGTCAACAAGACCGATCTGGCGCCGCTGGTGGGTGCCGATCTGGACGTGATGCGCCGCGATGCGGCCAAGGTCCGCGCAAACAGGCCGACGGCGCTGATCTCGCTGACCGAGGATCCGTCCTCGGGCCCGGTGCTGGCGTGGGTGCGTGAGCAGTTGAAGGTCGCGCAGGCGCCGTCGGCGTGATGCACGCGAACGTCGTCGTCGTGGCCTCGCCGGGGCGGTTGCCCCGGATCGAGGCGCGCGACGGGCTGGCGGGACGCTGTACCGGGCCCGATACGGTGCACCTGATCTCCACGGCGGCCACTCCGCTCGGCGGCGACACCCTCACAGTGCGGCTGGTCGTGGAAGCCGGTGCCCGGCTGCGGATCCGCACCGCCGCCGCGACGATGGTGCTGCCCGGCGGCCATACGTTGCAATCGGCGGCGCAGTGGGAGCTCGAGGTGGCCGGGGAGTTGGACCTCGATCCGCAGCCGACGGTGGTGGCAGGCGGCTCGGTGCATCACACCACGACGCGGCTGCGGCTCGCCGAG includes these proteins:
- a CDS encoding iron reductase; the encoded protein is MTVLIEDPLIAGMAIERTLPLHESSRRLRELYPECPRVYGVAVVGDLSRRRWWPLAEALSADRLQGMFDAAMAETGNRAAVAQQLAATFTHVVIGRVVPLLVLEGRAWDTGLENLWVHVDSEGAIDWVGVVDPTLRGLPEDPYYCGRAARFASACHDGIVALPSEAALTTWVAHRSHRALEPLFARLVEISDGAMSVAAMWHMVGAAVVGAATQVPLLAGSSEVVSMRRGQAVLDALVGFGLPVRGSGRAGKVLLN
- a CDS encoding PaaI family thioesterase, yielding MTTDSIDRLGQGFDSELGLTYLELTPDGGRAQLTIHDKLLQPWGIVHGGVYCSIVESLASVSGHVWLSENGGGTVVGVNNNTDFLRAIRSGTITAVSTPIHRGRRQQLWLITITDENDKLVARGQVRLQNIAE
- a CDS encoding urease subunit gamma, with translation MRLTPHEQDRLLISYAADLARRRQARGLLLNHPEAVAVITDHLLEGARDGRTVAELMVSGRDVLTREQVMEGVPEMLHDVQVEATFPDGTKLVTVHNPIS
- a CDS encoding urease subunit beta codes for the protein MIPGEIVFGEGDIALNSGAPRLILDVVNTGDRPVQVGSHVHLPQANAALDFDRAAARGHRLDIPAGTAVRFEPGVAQRVSLVPLGGAREVHGISLDPPGRLGTA
- a CDS encoding urease subunit alpha, which codes for MTELTRARYAALFGPTTGDRIRLADTDLFIEITEDRSGGPGLAGDEAVFGGGKVLRESMGQSRATRADGAPDTVITGAVIIDHWGIIKADIGIRDGRIAAIGKAGNPDIMTGVHPDLVVGPSTEIIAGNGRILTAGAIDCHVHLICPQIMEEALGGGITTIVAGGTGPAEGSKATTVTPGAWHLARMLESLDSWPLNVALLGKGNTVSAEAMWEQLRGGAAGFKLHEDWGTTPAAIDACLTVAEAAGVQANIHTDTLNEAGFVEDTLAAIKGRGIHAYHTEGAGGGHAPDIITVASHPNVLPSSTNPTRPHTVNTLDEHLDMLMVCHHLNPSVPEDLAFAESRIRPSTIAAEDLLHDIGAISMIGSDAQAMGRIGEVVLRTWQTAHVMKRRRGALEGDGQADNNRVRRYVAKYTICPAIAHGLDEEIGSVEVGKLADLVLWEPAFFGVRPHAVIKGGMITWAAMGDANASIPTPQPVLPRPMFGAAPASAAATSVHFVAPQAIEDGLADRLDIRRKLAAVKNVRQVGKAQMPLNDALPRIEVEPDTFTVRIDGQVWQEQPAVELPMAQRYFLF
- a CDS encoding urease accessory protein UreF codes for the protein MSSLATLLTLTDSRLPTGGHVHSGGVEEAVTSGLLTDVGTLRAYLVRRIRTNGVVAASIAVAVHTGTLDPETADAETDARTPAPAAREASRAQGRGLIRLARRVWPRQSWEALGPRPHLPVAAGAVGAAAELDPGQTALSVVYTTMTGSATAAQRLLALDPADVAALTFELSGLCDAVAAEAVIGPADLSDPLLDVLAQRHTERDRPLFVS
- the ureG gene encoding urease accessory protein UreG, whose translation is MPPHFLDGEPHTHVDRPKRVRQAGEPLRIGVGGPVGSGKTALVAALCRQLRDELSLAVLTNDIYTTEDADFLRRHAVLPDERIAAVQTGGCPHTAIRDDITANLDAIDDLIEENPALDLILVESGGDNLTATFSSGLVDVQIFVVDVAGGDKVPRKGGPGVTYSDLLVVNKTDLAPLVGADLDVMRRDAAKVRANRPTALISLTEDPSSGPVLAWVREQLKVAQAPSA
- a CDS encoding urease accessory protein UreD, whose product is MHANVVVVASPGRLPRIEARDGLAGRCTGPDTVHLISTAATPLGGDTLTVRLVVEAGARLRIRTAAATMVLPGGHTLQSAAQWELEVAGELDLDPQPTVVAGGSVHHTTTRLRLAEPAQVRIRERVQIGRSDERDGFWSSSLHADVDSVEGSWPLLRHRIELGRGAVGDDALAAPRACISELRYPAPSFEANGTVLELARGGSLATWQGDRLPPQTAQGAEA